The sequence CAGGTCGCGGAGCCGCTCCTCGCCGAGCGTGGCCGCCCACCGCCGTCGCAGTCGCTCGAAGATCACGGCGGAGCGTGCGAGGACGTCGCTTCCCCTTTCGCTCAGGCGGATTCTCTTGCGACGCGCGTCGGCGGGGTCGTCGATCCGCTCGACGTAGCCGAGGGATTCGAGCCGGGCCACCGTCTTTCCCGCGGCCTGTTTCGACACGCCGAGGCGTCGTCCCAGTTCGGTGGCCGTGGTTCCCGAGCGGCCGATGGCCTGCATGGCGAAGCCGTGTGCGGGGCGCAGGTCCGGATGGCCCTGCCTGGCGAGTTCGGCGTGCAGTTCGTCGATGATCGCGCGGAAGCCGCCGAACAGCAGCAACGGCAGCACGAATCCGGCGGGTTCACCCCTTGCCATAATCGACAACCTCATTTACTTTTTCGTCAACCATGTTGTCTAGTTTAGGTGCGCTCGCCGCACCGTGGAGGAACGAATCGTGTTCGTGGACCACACGTTGGAGACCGCTCCGCCCGCGTCCCGCAGGGCGATGACCGGCGTCTCCGAGAAGATGGGCTACCTGCCGGCGCCGGTGCGGCGTCTCGCCGAGTCTCCGCACCTGCTCGACGGGTTCCTCAAGCTCAGCGCCCTGTTCGAGGCCACAACCCTCGATCCGGTGGAGAGGGAGGTGGTGATCTTTGCCGTCGCGACCCGCAACAGCTGTGAGGTCTGCGTCGCCATACACACCGCGAAGCTCGCCGCGCTGGGGGCCGCGCCGTCGCTCGTTGCCGCATTGCGGGAGCAGCGGCCTCTCGACGACGAGCGACTGGAGGCCCTTCGGGTCTTCACTCTTGAGGTCATCGCCACGGCTGGCGCGGTGGACGACGCCGCGCTGCGGGCATTCCTCGAGCACGGCTTCACGACACGCAACGCCCTTGAGGTCGTGCTCGGCATCGGCGCTTACACGACGTCCACGCTCGCCAATCGGCTGACCCGGGCCCCGCTGGACGAGCAGCTCGCCGACTTCGCGTGGCGCGAGAGCTAGACAGGCAAGCATTCACTTGCCTATTGTGGCCGGTGTGAGTGACGTGTTCAAGGCACTTGCCGACGCCACCCGGCGCGCCATCCTCGACGAGTTGCAGGAGCGGAACGGTCAGACGCTGTTCGAGCTGTGCAGCCGGCTCACGACCAAACACGGTCTCGGCTCGTCGAGGCAGGCGATCTCGCAGCACCTCGGTGTGCTGGAGGACGCAGGTCTGATCACCACGCGCAAGCAGGGCCGGTGCAAGTTCCACTGGCTCGACACGTCACCACTGCGAGCCATCGCCGACCGCTGGCCGGTGAGAGACCTCAACGGAAGGACCGAGACATGAGGATCAACGTCACCAGTGTTCTTGTGGACGACCAGGAGAAGGCCCACCGCTTCTACACGGAGGTGCTCGGGTTCACCACGAAGCACGATATCCCGCTCGGCGACGCGCGCTGGCTGACCGTCGTGTCGCCGGAGGACCCCGACGGCACGGAACTGCTCCTGGAGCCGGACGGCCACCCTGCCGCGCGGCCCTACAAGGAGGCGCTTGTGGCCGACGGGATCCCGTTCACCTCGTTCGCGGTGTCCGACGTGCACGCGGAAGCCGAACGCCTCACGGCGCTGGGTGTGCGGTTCACCCAGCAGCCGCTGCGGATGGGCACGGTGACGACCGCGGTCTTCGACGACACCTGCGGCAACCTGATCCAGATCGCGGAGCACGACTGACGCCGAGGCGCCGCCTCGATGCCCTCAAAGGTCTCAGAGGTCTCCCAGCGCGGTGACGGGGGATTCGACGCAGTCGGCGACGAACCGCAGGAAGCCGCCTGCCGTGCCGCCGTCGCAGACCCGGTGGTCGAACGCGAGGGTGAGCTGACACATCGTGCGCGGGACCACCTGGCCGTTGTGCACCCACGGCCGCTCGATGATCCGGCCCATGCCGAGGATCGCCACCTCGGGATGGTTGATGATGGCGGCCGAACCGTCCACACCGAACACCCCGTAGTTGTTCACGGTGAACGTTCCGCCGGTCAGCTCGGCAGGCCCCAGCGTTCCGTCCATCGCCGAGGCGGTGCGCCTGCCGATGGCCTCCGCGAGTTCGCGGGTGGTCAGCCGGTGGGCATCATGCACGACGGGAACGACGAGACCGCGTTCGGTCTGCGCCGCGAATCCGAGGTGCACGGCGTCGAGTACGACGATCTCGTCCTGCTCGACGCGGGAGTTCAGCTCGGGGTAGCGGCGCAG comes from Saccharomonospora xinjiangensis XJ-54 and encodes:
- a CDS encoding MarR family winged helix-turn-helix transcriptional regulator, encoding MRLSIMARGEPAGFVLPLLLFGGFRAIIDELHAELARQGHPDLRPAHGFAMQAIGRSGTTATELGRRLGVSKQAAGKTVARLESLGYVERIDDPADARRKRIRLSERGSDVLARSAVIFERLRRRWAATLGEERLRDLESALRQMQPHAHFPLDSGSWFGA
- a CDS encoding carboxymuconolactone decarboxylase family protein: MFVDHTLETAPPASRRAMTGVSEKMGYLPAPVRRLAESPHLLDGFLKLSALFEATTLDPVEREVVIFAVATRNSCEVCVAIHTAKLAALGAAPSLVAALREQRPLDDERLEALRVFTLEVIATAGAVDDAALRAFLEHGFTTRNALEVVLGIGAYTTSTLANRLTRAPLDEQLADFAWRES
- a CDS encoding ArsR/SmtB family transcription factor yields the protein MAGVSDVFKALADATRRAILDELQERNGQTLFELCSRLTTKHGLGSSRQAISQHLGVLEDAGLITTRKQGRCKFHWLDTSPLRAIADRWPVRDLNGRTET
- a CDS encoding VOC family protein, translating into MRINVTSVLVDDQEKAHRFYTEVLGFTTKHDIPLGDARWLTVVSPEDPDGTELLLEPDGHPAARPYKEALVADGIPFTSFAVSDVHAEAERLTALGVRFTQQPLRMGTVTTAVFDDTCGNLIQIAEHD